AGCCACCCCGTGAGCTTTGGAAACATATTTGGCGACTAATCAATTCCCTCTCTTTGAGTGAATCCTTTGGCAACAAGTTTGGTTTTATATCTCTCAATGTTGCCCAATGAGTCTTTCTTAGTTTTAAATATCCATCTACAACCATTGGCTATCACCCCCATTGGGCAACTCTACTAAATCCAAGACTTTGTTAGATGCCATTGAAttcatctcctctttcattgcattgTAACACAAGATGGATTTATCACAACTCATAACTTGTAAAAATGTTTCAAGATCATCTCGACACCAACATTATAGTTAGATTCTTGTAAATGcacaatataatcactaggaattactaatttctttattctagCAGATCTTCTTAATGTTGTATCAATATTCTCTTAAGGAGCATGTTATTCAATTGGTTATTCAACATTTTCTCGTAATTGTTGAACAGTTGAATCTACCGAATTAATATCAGTAGGTTGTGGAATTTCGAGGGTTGGTTGCTCAATAGCCTGATTAACAGAAGGGGTACTACGAATAACCAACAATCTAATACTTAATGTGGAAAGTAGAATATCTGAATGATCTTTCTAGGAATAGGTCCATGAAGTGACTACTTTcactaatcaagtcattctcaATAAATTTAGCGTTTATTAATTCCACAACTTTGCAGTTCTCCATTGGTTTATACTTGAATTGCTCGGATACCAATTAttagaaaatttgcaaaaaaaaccAAGATTTGGATTATCAGGATTGAATGCTGAAacatgtaaaattttatattaaccTCAAACAATTGATGAAGTCGAGAAGAGATAGCGGAGCTTGAATCATGAATAGGCACTTTTAGCTAATTCCCCTCTCAACATTAATGGTGCGTCATCCGATTCTCAAATAATTAGAATAATTAGAATTATTGGAATGATAAGAGGGTTTGGTTTATATaacttatttatattatatgcCCATACAAATCTTAGTAGATATAGTCTTCCATCAAAATTAATCCTAGTGGATATGGGCAATCTCCATAGTTATCATCAATTAGATTTGGATAGTAAATCCTCAATGAAATCTAACATGGGATcacattaataaaaatattataacaaTACGATTTATTCATGTTAGGCAATTAAGATACATTTTCATTATTCTTccatttgtcaaattttgtgacataataTACCTCACCACTTCCAATTTTGACACAAGAACGCAATCTTTCTAGTTAGGCCATCACATGAGCATAGCACATGTCAAATTGGGTCACAAGGAAATATTATGGGCTTGGCCAAGTTTCTCTCTCCTGCTAGCTTAGttcaattaatttaatgaaaCTCTAAGCCCCTGCTTAACTTGTTtaatatttgtttgattttaaagcaattttttttttattaggggGTGGGGTTGACTcctaattttcatattcaatggGGTTAGCAAAATTTAGGTACCAACAATAATAAGATACAACTCTTTATCAATTTGGATTAGACTAAATTTAGTATTTCACAGCTGTTTTTAAGTGCCAGAATTTGCTAAAAGCAGCTTTATTATACCCTTTCTGGATTGTAGAAGAAATATCAGACAAAGTGTAAAAGCAAAATGTTATACTTTCGAAAATGGCCTTTAATGCTTTGTAGAGTGACATCCTCATGGTCAAAGAATGTTAGACCAACGACTACTTGACTAGGCAAAACTTCTAGGCTACGTTTGGTTGTCCAAACATTTTTGTTGGATAGTATAATGATAGGATAGAATTTTAAATATCACATCCAATTTTTGTTGATATCCAGATATAGTATTGATTtagataaatattattaaaatgagtgTTTCATTTGtaagattaaaattaaaaatatactGTGGAAGCTGTAAAAACTATTCGGCCTTTGACAATTTCCATTTGTGTCGGACACCGCTCTTCTTCGTGACCTTGAGGACGATGCCTCTCCTTCATCATCGCAAGAACTTAGTCTTCAATATGATCATCAGCCGAggtaaaaaaaacttaaactctcatcaagaaaaattcCACACTATTTCTGCCACTTATGACTGAAATGGAACCCATGAGCTCTAGCGCTGCTTTTCCCAACAACTGACAGCGGGAAGTAGGTTGTTGTCAATGGGAGGAGTAGTGGCTATTGAAGTCTACTCAGGCCATTGTGGTGAGTCCCACCTCGTCAACGCATTGATAAAGGCTTCTCTAGGTAGCTTTGTGGTGCTCTTGCTTTAGTTTTGTGGTGGCCATTTTAGTGAGAGAAATCGAAACTAGAGAGAGATGATAGGtaaaagagaggaagagcaATTAGAGAGCGCAAAATTGGGAAAAGAACATGTGATTTATTAGTTTTCCAAATTTCACATATCTTATTCAGATTTATTCCATCCCCCAAGTGAGATTTTTTAATCTGCGCTCTATCCAAGCTATAACTAGATTTTGCATTATTTCAAACACAAATAGGACACAAATTATTCTATTCACAGTTTTATTTAGCCCACCAAATGCGACCCTAATGGCTATTTTCAAGCTTGGAAGTCTTAAAAACATATGAAGTGGTTGGTGGTATATAAGAAGCTTGCAAACAACTCTATCTTTGTCATGTTAAaatctcttgcttttctttgttaaaaaattggATGGTTTCTTATTATAAATCTCTATAAAGGTTGCAAAGTTTGTAACATAAAAATTGAGTGATATGGTGTTGTAAGAGGTGCTCGAATTAATAGAAACAACTCCATAAGTTTCAAGTGGAAGCAACATATTGTGTACAAACTATATTATCTCAAGCATTACATAATGGATTTCGGCCTTTGTTGAGGTTTTTAGAATTGGGAGAATGGTGTGGGCTAGGTGGAAAAGTTGAACCACTATATAAATCCACTTCACATTTCTTCTATCTATTTGCCTTTTCAATTTATGTTTGATAATTCTCTAATTCTACATAAGTGCACATGTTTTTACAATAATGGTGCACCTTCTACACATTGTCCATCacttatttgtgaaaaaatctcaagtttagttttttttttttttttttttttgtttggaaaaaattacTTTGGCGAAAATGTGTCACAGATTACCGATCTAGGAAtttttgtgagatgaaaattttgaaataaatgtgtTGTGAGAGtattagtttaggattttaaGTGGAAAAGCATAGACCCCATATGTCTGATAAGCATCTTAGGGCATACTATATGCGGAGCCTAGCTCTACTTTAAGCCCAATTGATCTTTTGGGCCCGAATGTGGTAAATGGGCTGTCAATTTATAGAATCTCCAtagttttagtttttattagatttttcttAGTGTTCTCCTCCATATAATAAGCAAGTGGATCCACTGGCCAAGGCCTTTATTCCCAAAATATATAACACAACATAATAATTATATGCAGAATTAAACGAATTCGTGAAATGTTTTCTCGTAAGCTCTATTCATAAAATTGATAAGCAATTTTTGGTAGATTTTaacccatattttcttgaaattgatCATTACAATTTGTTTGACTAAACATGGTATAAAATTTTgaactatatatatatcatattaGTCTTCAATTGCGTGTTCAGATTATATTTGACCTACTCTCTAGCTTGCTTAGTCACCTCagattccttttattttcacaTAAGTAAACTTAAGCTGACAATAATTCgattgaaaataattacataggttattattaatataatccCATCgttatgataaaaaatattacTCATAAGTAACCATTTTATTCCAAGCttattaattgaataaaaaaagaagacgTTTCAACGCTTCACAAAACTAACcgaaattgattatttaaagTAAATACATAGAAAAACAACCACCTAGTTAACTATTTTACTCCAAGCTTACTAATTGAAGGCAAAAACTCCCTGACAAACCTTTTAAAagtattttatataaaaaattgggATATGGTCATAAGAGGGGATGTAGCTCACATGGTAGAGCGCTCGCTTTGCATGCGAGAGGTACGGGGTTCGATACCCCGCATCTCCATCCTTTTTAGTCGAACCATCAccatttgatttccttttttcttttttctagtaCATTTGCTCGCAGTGACCACAAAAATTTCCATCAAACCAAACTAGAAAGATTGGACTGAACAAAGAAATCTCGAGTGAAATTTCGCAGTCGATTACCCATAATTTAGCTTTGTGGGGATGTTATGTTGTACTGATGTGTTGTGGTTCGTTTTGATCGAACTCTTTAGCCCCGGTTTGGTTGGTTTTGTGCGTGTAGCATCACTGCAACATACTCTCAGCCATATGGCTTCGTATGTCTTGCCGGAGAAAGAATAATCATCATTCAAATTGTGTTGAGAACAGCTTTAAACTTTGGATATTCCATCACCAATTGGAGTAGCACAGGGAAGAACGTCGATACAACGGAATGAATTCACTCGAACAGATGACACCAATTTAAATTACTTcaactgttttattttttctccccGCTGAGCTAGAGCTATTTTGGCGAACAGTCAAACGAGGACATGATGTTGTCATTGTAGCATCGCCGTTGTCGCAGCTGTTCAGAACTTGGCCAAAACTATCTCCCTCATGAACTCCTTGGGTGCTGCAAGACAGAAGGAATCATTGTGGTTCTCGTCGTGTCCATCGTGAATCAGATGCGGGCGGTCTATATTTGTGATCTTAATAGAGTTCTGCGTATTGGAGCAATCTCGTGATGTTTATGTCGAGCGAAAGTGGGAAAGATGCATGGCTTAATCATAAATTAAGTACACTAGGAAGCTTTCACCAATCCAAGACGAACTTGGAATTTTCTTCTGGCAATTCCAGCAAAACTGAGAGGACTAGAGATTGCCACACGATAAGCTAGTCTGAAACAGAAATCAGCTGCCTACATGATGGTTTGATGCCGAATTAGATTTGAAACAGCAGTACTCAAAATCCAGTTTTGATCACACAAATGTCAGAGACTTTTCGACCAATCCTTCCTAATTCTAGCTTCGTGCCACCAATTTggtaaaggaaaagaaagcagaCCTGACTACTACAAGACTGATGAATTCTCAGTGAAGCAGAAATTCGATCTTGTTCATTCGGTGAAACTACGATGTCTTTTTGGTGAATTAGGCATGTCAAAATTTTCAGTCTTTTTCTTACTATATCCGGGAAAGAAAGGCAATATGcatcagagaaagaaaaaatgcattGTGTAAGCAAAGAGAGAAAACTGAAGAGGTACCTTCTCCTCCGGTAAAGAGATTGAACTGGCCTATGGCCTGCCTGAGGAACATTTCAACTCCACTCACAGTAATTGCTCCGGCAGCCTCGGCTTCCTTTAGTAGAGTGGTCTTTCTTGGTGTATACACAGCATCGAAGACAAGCTGGAAAACCCCCAAACTCGCctaaaaaacacaaaagcaTCTTCAGCTACAACAAGCAAACTATCTCTTTTGTGATGAAGGGATTTACTTCAGGTATGGGACCTCAGAAACCGGTATTCGGTCCTTGTTTGGATGCATTCCGATCGGTGTCGCATTAGCAAGAATTGACCCTTTCTCCGGCTGGAAATAAGGTAAATCCCCAAAAGGCCTAGCTTCGCCAGAAACAGCATGAGCAAGCATCTTTGCCCTTTCTATTAACATGAAACACCACAGTATTAGGTGGAAGTATTTATTATCCAATTCAAGAACAATTATCTATGAACAATCACAAGTCAATTCATGCTAAATCAAAATAATTCCAAGTCTGCATACCAAAATCGATGTCAAAAATAATGATCCGAGCTCCTCTGGTTTTAGCACCAAAAGCCAAAGCTCGTCCTGCACCTCCAGCGCCAGCTAGCACAAACTCTTTGCCCGCCAGTGGAGAAACCAAAGACTTTTCACCATTAATGCATCGACATTCTGCAAGAACTCAATGAACATCTACTGATAGGTCAATTTTCTTAAACTGTGAAGTTTATCACTATTCAACAGGCAGAAGCAATAAGAAATTCTGCTTCTTGACCCTTCCTCAACAAGGCTTCGATTGATATGCGCTGAAACAATAAGTACCTTGCAGAGCATCTTCCATGGCAGTTACTGAAGCCTCACAATCTGTGTTATACCCGATTAATTTCCGATCGCTAGGCCTCCTTACTATAGTGTTAACAGCACCAATGGTCTGATGAGAGATAATAATTTGGGGGATAGTCAATACATCAACATATTTGGATCGTGATTGAGACCACACATCAGGAAGAGAGAATCAATCAAAAATACATCAGGGTAAATAAACCTGCATATTTATGGCAATTGCAGTGCAGTCATTTGAGATAAAATGAATGAAGTTCTGTAGCTTACTTGCTTAAAAGGAAGTAAGAAGTGCGAGAGAGGCTCTATTTGTGTGGTATGAGCATGCAGATTGCAGTTTTTTGCATCACTTATATTGCAGAGAACTCATTTGCTACTAAAAgttggataaaatttaggaaataaaaacAACCTGGGGACTATCAAATGTTCTCCTTTTAAGGATTTAGATTATAGTCAAAATGAACCAGGCTGAGTCAGTGAAGATTAATGTTgctttttttcatgaaaggggggaaaacaaaaatgatcTAATATGTGTTGATCTGCTATGAGCAAAACAAGTTTAGAGATGGAAAGAACCAGACAATCATGTCGTCAAAAATTGGGCAATAGGAAGAGAAGCTCACCTGAGCGAGTGGATGTACTTCATCACAAAACTGAATGACAGCTTCTTTGTATGGAAACCCCACACTGTGGTTCACAACTAAGAGAAATTCATGTCTACATCAAAACAAAAGGACTCGAACAGAccagcaaataaaaaaaaaaaaaaaagactaattaTACAGACAAATTTTACTTAATGAGGTCCTCACAGTGAAGTAAACTCGAGAGATCAGAAGCCAAGGCTAAAAAAATGAGTAGATATGCATTATTTGACTTCTCGCAAGCTGTTGTACTGGAAATGGATTCAAAACGAAAGGAACTTGTTCAAAGAGATGGGAAAGTGTAGGTAGAGACTAGCCAGATTGCAGGAGATGGAGTGAAGCTTGTATATGTTTATATATGCTATAGAGGAGTCGGTTGAGTAAGAGACTATGATGTACCGACTTAATCAATGAGAAAGAATTAAATGTACTGGAACCACCAATTTGAATAATGAGATACTggcagtaactggaagcataaagCAGTACAAAATGATTACTGAATGTTAAGTGCACAGACATACCTAAAACCAGCGAAGTCAGGGGTAGAGTATACTTCGAAGAATTCTTTAAGATTGTCAACGAACATTGGGACATAAAGTCCATTGAAATTCATATGTCTGAACGTAGGGTTATGCAAAATTGGACCTTTGCTGTGGCCAACTGGTTTTGAGATGAGGCCGAAAACTGTTGTATCTGAATTGATGTGCTCAACTTTGTACACTTTTCTTAGGCTTTCCAGAGTAGGAAGACCGGGAACTGCCATTCCTTCTATTGAGCCATAGACTAAAGTACTGCCAAATTTGGGACTCAACAATTGGCTGATAAGACCCCTTTCTCCAACAGCATATGCAACTACTGGCATCTGCATGTAGGAGTAAGAACTTATCCACATCTCAACTTGAAATCTGTTAAACTTATGTGTGAATTAAACCAAGAATCTGGCTTTTTGGCTGCTTatccaaaaaaaaggaataagttAACTGCAGTATTTGCATGTGGTTCCTACCTGGCTATAAGACAGTAAATGAAAAAGTATGGCCAGTTCTGTGATGTTACTTGCACTAGTGACAATTTTGATAATATCTGCACCAGTAGCTTTCATATGGGTAGCAAGATTGCTAAGTTCTTCTTTTGAAGGGGTCACGCCATCCAAAAAGCATGAAACTATCACTTTGGTACCTCCACAATGCAACTTATTCTGCTTACTCATAAGTTCAGCAGCAACCTGAAGATTCATAACACAAATTCAGATGAAATTGTCAAGTCGATTGATTGGAAATGGACATAAAATTGGAGTGCTTTTCAAGAGTCATTTTGCATGTCATTACACCGAAATGTTCTGAAGCACCATTCATAAgaagtaaattttaaaaaagggttGTGGAATACTATTTGATACCTTGAGCTCGAAATCGGCATAATCAGCACCTAATTTTAGAGCAGAACGAAGTGCTTCCAACCGGGCTGTCTCGTCACCTTCATAGAGCCCCCCTTCGCATTTAGGCCTGCGGGGGTAAGTTCATTAGATATTCATAAATTACTCACATAGTACTTGTTCAGTTCCATCAACAGTGAAAGGAGAGGTACGCAAGGAGCAGAACCATTTCATTGTTTTCTCTGCTCTTTCTGCTCCAAACAAAccatcaaaagattttctttttcaacgcACATAATTTGCAGAATTTACAGGAAGTTAATTGACCTATGGAAAAAGCAGGGACTAATCTTTTGACCTAtgcataattaataattatgcCGGTGTCAACACTCATGCACTGATTTCTGCAGCAGATAACTACAATATCTGGAATTCAAGATATGAGAAGCTCTCTTTTCCATTCCAAGgactttgatttttaattattctcaATGAGAAAACTCCACTGGAAGTTCTAGACCTCATAGAAGTGCGGAAGTCCCAAACTTTTTCAGGAAAAGTGCAGTAAAGTCCTTTCCTTGTGAATTGGCTACGTGGCAGCCCTGGAAGTGCCAACCTGGCAGCCTGAGTTTGGAGAAAGGAGAAACGACAACCCGAAAGCTTTGAAATTAACAGGACTTTTGCACCAATTGATAAGTGTATGCCTGAATGCCTTGATGCAACGTTTAGGTCCACCGGCGAATGAAGAAATCTAAAATCTGTATGTTGAACTGATAATATGCATAAAACCTGGCCTTAGCAGAAACATGCGTACCTGTAAACAATGATAACCGGTAACGGCTTGCTCTTGAGGATGATTTCAAGATCCTGGTGAGCCTGAAATTGCTTGATGCAATCCAGCCTGACCTCAACTACGTCTGCACCTTGTGCCTTCGCCTTGTGCATTTCTTCAACCACTTGGTCAACAGATTCACCCATTACGGGTGCACAAACCATGGTCAGGCCAACACTGGAGAGGGAGAGGCTGCCCATTTCGATGGATTAATCAAGAATTACAAAACTCCGGCCGCCGCCCCCAGTGCCGAAACGAGAATGCTAGTCCCGGAATCAGGAAATGCTGCACAGCTGCAGGTGAATAAGGACCGTCTGCTGTGCACGAAAGACCTTTATCACAGGATGGCCCTTTTAAGGTGGAAAAAGGTAAATCAGACCAGACCTTTCCTTATACAAATACCACCTCCACCACATGGGTTCAAAAGGTGTATACACTACAAACGCATGTATTGACAAATGGGATTTTCCTGTCTTTCAATGGCAAGAAAGTTCGTTCAGGCAGGTAAATTAGGAGGTCAATAAATGCCTCTGACTAAATGATAGGTTTGCCAAAATCTAAGAGGGACTTAGCAAATGGATTGGACCAGTGACACACAAGATATTCTCAGATAAGGTTTGTTGGGGGCTTAGTGCAGCAGACGTCAGAAGACTAATCATTAAGAAAGAGGAGTTGAATTTGAATATTAAGAAAGCAACAGAAGAGGAAACGTGACGATTTCCTTGGCCCTTTTGGACCGTGAATGGACCCTGGACGGAACATGAATCAGCCGAATCAGTGCAGTGGAATCGGATCGCGAATATTGCAGAAGAATCAACATAAATTTTTCCCAACTTTGACATCTAATGCCACATACATTGTTTCTTCTTAATTTTCTCTCGACcctaaatttgtcaactttattgtaaaaaattaaggatgattatccaaaaagtctgaGATTTATTACACACGTGCCAATCTACTCCTACACTTTtgaatttggctaatttaatctttagtcttttggcattttatcaatatagtcaATCCGGATAATTTTGGCTAGGAATTACTTATATGAACGTCGGTCGTTTTATGTGACACGCCTGGGGcgttgatgtagataatttcaatttatttatatatgtttatttattcattttcttctcttttcctttatttctttttcttttcactatgGGCGACGTGGGTCACCGAAGCTTGCcggccactaggcaagggctgcAAAGCCCTCGCTTGTGATGGCCTAGCCCACATTTGGGCAAGGTTTCAGTTGGGAAGCGTTGGAGACCATCACCAACCAcaacaaatgaaaaaatgaaaagagaagtaaagaaaaaaggaaaaggaaaaaggaaaaagaaatataaaatttggaaaataatcaATGCCAATACTGGCTGTCACTTAGGACGATCGGTATTTATGTCAGTAGTTTGGATgaattacattgacaaattgtcaaaaaggtTTAGAGTCATAAGATTTGGGAATGAATTAGCACAAGTGCAATGAATTTGGAAATCTTTTGGTAATTCTTCTAAAAAAATGGCAATGCTCTTCCCGAGCTTTGGATCTGGATGTTGTCAAATATCTGTAGAGCTAGCCGCTACACCGAACTTGATAGTATAGACAGAGCCGT
This genomic stretch from Eucalyptus grandis isolate ANBG69807.140 chromosome 3, ASM1654582v1, whole genome shotgun sequence harbors:
- the LOC104430995 gene encoding bifunctional 3-dehydroquinate dehydratase/shikimate dehydrogenase, chloroplastic isoform X1; translation: MGSLSLSSVGLTMVCAPVMGESVDQVVEEMHKAKAQGADVVEVRLDCIKQFQAHQDLEIILKSKPLPVIIVYRPKCEGGLYEGDETARLEALRSALKLGADYADFELKVAAELMSKQNKLHCGGTKVIVSCFLDGVTPSKEELSNLATHMKATGADIIKIVTSASNITELAILFHLLSYSQMPVVAYAVGERGLISQLLSPKFGSTLVYGSIEGMAVPGLPTLESLRKVYKVEHINSDTTVFGLISKPVGHSKGPILHNPTFRHMNFNGLYVPMFVDNLKEFFEVYSTPDFAGFSVGFPYKEAVIQFCDEVHPLAQTIGAVNTIVRRPSDRKLIGYNTDCEASVTAMEDALQECRCINGEKSLVSPLAGKEFVLAGAGGAGRALAFGAKTRGARIIIFDIDFERAKMLAHAVSGEARPFGDLPYFQPEKGSILANATPIGMHPNKDRIPVSEASLGVFQLVFDAVYTPRKTTLLKEAEAAGAITVSGVEMFLRQAIGQFNLFTGGEAPKEFMREIVLAKF
- the LOC104430995 gene encoding bifunctional 3-dehydroquinate dehydratase/shikimate dehydrogenase, chloroplastic isoform X2 encodes the protein MGSLSLSSVGLTMVCAPVMGESVDQVVEEMHKAKAQGADVVEVRLDCIKQFQAHQDLEIILKSKPLPVIIVYRPKCEGGLYEGDETARLEALRSALKLGADYADFELKVAAELMSKQNKLHCGGTKVIVSCFLDGVTPSKEELSNLATHMKATGADIIKIVTSASNITELAILFHLLSYSQMPVVAYAVGERGLISQLLSPKFGSTLVYGSIEGMAVPGLPTLESLRKVYKVEHINSDTTVFGLISKPVGHSKGPILHNPTFRHMNFNGLYVPMFVDNLKEFFEVYSTPDFAGFSVGFPYKEAVIQFCDEVHPLAQTIGAVNTIVRRPSDRKLIGYNTDCEASVTAMEDALQECRCINGEKSLVSPLAGKEFVLAGAGGAGRALAFGAKTRGARIIIFDIDFERAKMLAHAVSGEARPFGDLPYFQPEKGSILANATPIGMHPNKDRIPVSEASLGVFQLVFDAVYTPRKTTLLKEAEAAGAITVSGVEMFLRQAIGQFNLFTGGEELY